From Callospermophilus lateralis isolate mCalLat2 chromosome 5, mCalLat2.hap1, whole genome shotgun sequence, a single genomic window includes:
- the Otulin gene encoding ubiquitin thioesterase otulin isoform X3 yields MDIMDYCKKEWRGNTQKATCMKKGYEEVSQKFTSIRRVRGDNYCALRATLFQAMSQLAALPLWLQDPELTLLPEKLIHKYSWIKQWKLGLKFDGKSEDLVEKIKESLTLLRKKWASLAEMRTAEARQMACDELFTNEEEEYCLYEAVKFLMLNRAIELYDDKEKGKEVPFFSVLLFARDTSNDPGQLLRNHLNQVGHTGGLEQVEMFLLAYAVRHTIQVYRLSKYNTEEFITIYPTDPPKDWPVVTLIAEDDRHYNIPVRVCEETSL; encoded by the exons ATGGATATCATGGACTACTGCAAAAAAGAATGGAGGGGAAATACACAAAAAGCAACCTGTATGAAAAAG GGCTATGAGGAGGTTTCTCAGAAATTCACCTCCATAAGGCGAGTCCGTGGCGATAATTACTGTGCACTGAGGGCCACACTGTTCCAGGCAATGAGCCAGCTGGCTGCGCTTCCCCTCTGGCTGCAGGATCCGGAGCTCACGCTG TTACCTGAAAAACTGATACACAAATACAGCTGGATCAAGCAGTGGAAACTTGGGCTGAAATTTGATGGGAAGAGCGAGGACCTGgttgaaaaaattaaggaatcCCTCACCTTGCTAAGGAAGAAG TGGGCAAGCCTGGCTGAAATGAGAACTGCTGAAGCAAGGCAAATGGCTTGTGATGAACTGTTCACAAATGAAGAAGAGGAATACTGCCTCTATGAAGCTGTAAAATTCCTAATGCTAAACAGAGCCATTGAACTATATGATgataaagagaagggaaaggaagtACCATTTTTCTCTGTGCTCTTGTTTGCTCGGGACACATCGAATGACCCTGGACAGCTACTGAGGAACCACTTAAACCAGGTGGGACACACTGGTGGCCTTGAACAG GTTGAAATGTTCCTTCTTGCCTATGCTGTGCGCCATACCATCCAGGTGTACCGGCTCTCCAAGTACAACACTGAAGAGTTCATTACAATCTATCCCACTGACCCACCCAAGGACTGGCCTGTGGTGACCCTCATTGCTGAGGATGATCGGCACTATAATATCCCTGTCAGAGTATGTGAGGAGACAAGTCTGTGA